A stretch of the Candidatus Hydrogenedens sp. genome encodes the following:
- the tilS gene encoding tRNA lysidine(34) synthetase TilS: MLLSNVRKIISEYDLVSPEEKILVAVSGGADSVALLYSLFELGYSIEIAHVDHQTRQGQSKKDAEFVSQLAKKLGVPFHLKTCPVEEESLNFGRSFEEYAREVRYRFFKATARLRGCPVIATGHHADDQVETVLMRIIRGTTPLGITGIPVVRVDEGLRIIRPLYYCDKGMIESWLKDRGVDWCIDASNFQNDYFRNKVRNVLIPELKSYNQKIRDAILHLVELQQCESDYLYKQAEMALNNIVREDKISRKQFSEYHEAIRRRCLVLLLQRKKIECTYERVIAATRFILTGETGQKFDLGQGILLYNGKDWTEFVSQLSEGIKEEKPIRLKIPGETCAYGFHFNARIVMLPKNYDWKSYCKPFLQVFDADTLSDGVWVRKRENGDRFIPFGMTNSRKLSDYFIDLGVPAPERDRVPILFTIHGIIWVVGYVPSATAMIGPLTRRILEIEVTPCNSSSHH, translated from the coding sequence ATGTTATTATCAAATGTTCGAAAGATAATTTCCGAGTATGACCTTGTATCTCCAGAAGAAAAAATACTGGTAGCTGTATCCGGGGGAGCTGATTCTGTTGCTTTATTATACTCCCTTTTTGAACTGGGCTATTCAATAGAAATTGCTCATGTAGACCATCAAACCCGACAAGGGCAGAGCAAGAAAGATGCGGAATTTGTATCGCAATTGGCAAAAAAATTAGGAGTACCGTTTCATCTAAAAACCTGTCCGGTAGAAGAAGAATCGTTAAACTTTGGTCGCTCCTTTGAAGAATATGCAAGGGAAGTTCGATATCGTTTCTTTAAGGCAACAGCTCGATTAAGAGGTTGCCCTGTTATTGCAACAGGTCATCATGCCGATGACCAGGTAGAAACAGTATTAATGCGAATTATTCGAGGAACAACACCTCTGGGTATAACAGGTATTCCTGTTGTTCGTGTTGACGAAGGTCTTCGAATTATTCGCCCATTATACTATTGCGATAAAGGTATGATTGAATCATGGCTAAAAGACCGAGGAGTTGATTGGTGTATTGATGCTTCTAATTTTCAAAATGATTATTTTCGAAACAAAGTGCGGAATGTTTTAATACCGGAACTGAAAAGTTATAATCAAAAAATCAGAGATGCCATATTGCACCTTGTAGAATTGCAACAATGTGAGAGCGATTATCTGTATAAACAAGCAGAAATGGCATTGAATAATATTGTAAGAGAGGACAAAATTTCAAGAAAACAATTTTCGGAATATCACGAAGCCATCCGTAGAAGATGTCTGGTATTACTGTTGCAGAGAAAAAAAATCGAATGCACCTATGAACGGGTAATTGCTGCGACACGATTTATTTTAACGGGGGAGACAGGACAAAAATTCGATTTAGGGCAGGGAATACTGTTATATAACGGTAAAGATTGGACAGAGTTTGTTTCTCAATTATCAGAAGGTATAAAAGAGGAAAAACCAATTCGATTGAAAATACCAGGAGAAACCTGTGCCTATGGATTTCATTTCAATGCACGAATAGTAATGCTTCCTAAAAATTATGACTGGAAATCTTACTGCAAGCCTTTTTTACAGGTTTTTGATGCAGATACCCTTTCGGATGGGGTATGGGTACGGAAAAGAGAGAATGGAGATAGGTTTATTCCTTTCGGAATGACAAATTCACGAAAACTAAGCGATTATTTTATTGATTTAGGAGTACCTGCTCCGGAACGCGACCGTGTTCCCATTTTATTTACCATACACGGTATTATCTGGGTAGTCGGGTATGTCCCCAGTGCTACTGCTATGATAGGTCCTTTAACACGAAGAATTCTTGAAATAGAGGTTACTCCATGCAACTCATCCTCCCACCATTAA
- the hpt gene encoding hypoxanthine phosphoribosyltransferase codes for MQLILPPLIRREQIQKKVSELAEKICKDIDVENLYVVVILKGAVFFATDLLRELPPVASIDFIRVESYQRCNSSGKVKIFGNYIPDVKDKKVLLIEDIFDTGLTTQEVVNYLREQSPKDIYLCVLLEKRKYREGITISSDYVGFYIEDNFVVGYGMDYDGKFRNLPDIHVLALNES; via the coding sequence ATGCAACTCATCCTCCCACCATTAATCCGAAGGGAACAAATTCAAAAGAAAGTTTCAGAACTTGCAGAAAAAATTTGTAAAGATATTGATGTTGAAAATCTTTATGTTGTTGTTATTTTGAAAGGTGCTGTTTTTTTTGCAACAGATTTATTAAGAGAACTACCCCCTGTTGCCTCAATTGATTTTATACGCGTGGAAAGTTATCAGAGATGTAATAGTAGTGGAAAGGTCAAAATATTCGGTAATTATATTCCGGATGTAAAGGATAAAAAGGTATTGTTGATTGAGGATATTTTTGATACAGGTTTGACCACGCAAGAGGTAGTTAATTATTTAAGAGAACAAAGTCCGAAGGATATATATTTATGTGTACTATTGGAAAAAAGGAAATATCGCGAAGGAATAACGATTTCTTCGGATTATGTTGGATTTTACATCGAAGATAATTTCGTTGTAGGTTATGGAATGGATTATGATGGAAAATTCAGAAATTTACCTGATATACATGTTCTTGCTTTGAATGAAAGTTAA
- a CDS encoding TIM barrel protein, whose amino-acid sequence MPIVLGINTGFAINRFVEPDDWTRIVSEELGLQVVQFTADLLNPWYDEKIVYKQAEKIKNCCEKYNIKITTTFTSQFTRVNHLLHPDEEIRRAWIEWFKKFFKLSVFLGAEGGGSHFGIMTVRDCNNPEIRRKRIEQGVEGWRELSEYGAEIGMKYLIWEPMSIPREVGETIQETQKIQKLCSKDFPIPMLLCFDVDHGDVSSSNPNDTNPHAWIKYFGKDIKVIHLKQSLQDKGGHYPFTQEYNCRGKIIPKELIKTICESGIIDCYLILEISHRERYPFENRVLSDLKESVEYWRDNVTSSNLLQTSV is encoded by the coding sequence ATGCCCATTGTTTTAGGTATTAATACCGGATTTGCAATAAATCGGTTTGTAGAACCTGATGATTGGACTCGGATTGTTTCAGAAGAGTTAGGTTTGCAGGTAGTTCAGTTTACCGCTGATTTATTGAATCCCTGGTATGACGAAAAAATCGTATATAAACAAGCTGAAAAAATAAAAAATTGCTGTGAAAAGTATAATATTAAAATCACAACAACATTCACATCACAGTTTACAAGAGTAAACCATTTATTACATCCAGATGAGGAAATTCGAAGAGCATGGATTGAATGGTTTAAGAAGTTTTTCAAACTCTCCGTATTTTTAGGTGCGGAAGGAGGAGGAAGCCATTTTGGAATTATGACTGTTCGTGATTGTAATAATCCGGAAATTCGGAGAAAAAGAATAGAACAAGGAGTAGAAGGGTGGCGGGAATTATCAGAATATGGAGCCGAAATAGGTATGAAATATTTAATATGGGAACCCATGTCAATTCCGAGAGAAGTTGGAGAGACCATTCAAGAAACACAAAAGATACAAAAACTATGTAGTAAAGATTTTCCTATACCCATGCTTTTATGTTTTGATGTTGACCATGGAGATGTTTCCTCTTCAAATCCCAACGATACAAATCCCCATGCGTGGATAAAATATTTCGGAAAGGATATAAAAGTAATTCATTTAAAACAAAGTTTGCAGGATAAAGGGGGACATTATCCATTTACACAAGAATATAACTGTCGAGGGAAGATTATCCCAAAAGAGTTAATAAAAACGATTTGTGAATCTGGGATTATAGATTGCTACCTTATACTTGAAATTAGCCATAGGGAAAGGTATCCCTTTGAGAATAGAGTATTGTCTGATTTAAAGGAATCTGTAGAGTATTGGAGGGATAATGTAACAAGTAGTAACTTATTACAAACGAGTGTTTAA
- a CDS encoding phosphotransferase yields the protein MTVQLQGLEIIADVIRKNYDLGEVGLPRPLEGAHQRRHRKMVVETSRGVFLAKTYTRDIAVIDALNFQHRLSDHLFANGLPVARIQKAKSGKGYVEVDNWVLELQEFVKGEPMTLTMKTLQISAKALGKFHKVCYGLPAPPRDVNMWRFSEVPKDIFLHFFKLAREEKDESSLMPYFNYLVEFIQRSAQELSIEKRSEFEVGLIHGDWHGANLLFSGEKLLAIIDLEFAGQGCYLEDISYAISNLCIRTSMNTDKLRMRTLMLLEQYERKRTLSYAELVALFYAVGIKHITTVSYQSKNNPNVAGLFPSQWMERLSFQCRWLEEQSRKARWGEKL from the coding sequence ATGACCGTTCAACTTCAAGGTTTAGAAATAATTGCAGATGTTATTCGCAAGAATTATGACTTGGGAGAAGTAGGCTTGCCTCGTCCTTTGGAGGGAGCTCACCAAAGACGACATCGAAAGATGGTAGTTGAAACCAGTAGAGGGGTTTTTCTTGCGAAAACATATACACGAGATATTGCTGTTATTGATGCTTTAAACTTTCAACATCGGCTATCCGACCATTTGTTTGCAAATGGATTGCCTGTTGCCCGAATACAAAAGGCAAAAAGTGGCAAGGGATATGTCGAAGTTGATAATTGGGTTTTGGAATTACAGGAATTTGTAAAAGGGGAACCCATGACACTTACAATGAAGACTTTGCAGATTTCTGCAAAGGCTTTAGGAAAGTTTCATAAAGTATGTTATGGACTTCCTGCTCCCCCAAGAGATGTAAATATGTGGCGGTTTAGTGAGGTTCCTAAAGATATTTTCCTTCACTTCTTTAAATTAGCCCGTGAAGAAAAAGATGAGTCCAGTTTAATGCCCTATTTTAATTATCTGGTAGAGTTTATTCAGCGTTCAGCCCAGGAATTATCCATTGAAAAGCGTTCCGAGTTTGAAGTAGGGCTTATTCATGGAGATTGGCATGGTGCCAATCTCCTATTTTCGGGCGAAAAATTGCTTGCAATAATTGACCTTGAATTTGCAGGTCAGGGCTGTTATCTGGAAGATATATCGTATGCCATTTCCAATTTGTGTATTCGCACCAGTATGAATACAGACAAATTGAGAATGAGAACATTAATGCTTTTAGAACAATATGAAAGGAAAAGAACACTTTCTTACGCAGAGTTAGTGGCACTATTTTATGCCGTTGGGATAAAACACATAACAACGGTTTCGTACCAATCAAAGAATAATCCCAATGTAGCGGGCTTATTTCCTTCACAATGGATGGAGCGATTATCTTTTCAATGTCGTTGGTTAGAGGAGCAGTCTCGTAAAGCTCGATGGGGCGAAAAATTGTAA
- a CDS encoding aldo/keto reductase produces MEYVLLGSSNLRVSVIAFGAWQIGDATFWGKSDEKEVKEVIDYAIDIGINLFDTAEMYGSGESEAQLGRMIDKGKRSKIIIATKVSPQNCHSEQLIRSCEESLKRLNTDYIDLYQIHWPPKDIPFGEVALTMKKLQEQGKIRYIGISNFGIQNMQEWFHQGGIAVSNQIGYNLLFRSPEYEIVPFCREKNIGVLVYMPLMQGLLAGCWSSVEEIPLLRRRTRHFSKNRPGTRHGEEGCERLTIETVQAIHALSQHLEIPMATLSLSWLKWQKGVSSIIVGCRSKAQMESNIEALSKPLDPEVLSLLNEITYPLKRYMGKNADMWENEKNARIQ; encoded by the coding sequence ATGGAATATGTGTTATTAGGTTCATCAAACCTGAGAGTTTCCGTTATTGCATTTGGGGCATGGCAAATAGGGGATGCTACTTTTTGGGGGAAAAGCGATGAGAAAGAAGTGAAAGAAGTCATTGATTATGCTATAGATATTGGTATAAATTTATTTGATACTGCGGAAATGTATGGTTCTGGAGAATCAGAAGCACAGTTAGGACGAATGATAGATAAGGGAAAACGCTCAAAAATCATTATTGCAACAAAGGTAAGTCCCCAAAATTGCCACTCTGAACAATTAATTCGTTCATGCGAGGAAAGCTTAAAACGACTGAATACAGATTACATTGATTTATATCAAATTCATTGGCCTCCTAAAGATATTCCTTTTGGAGAGGTAGCTCTTACAATGAAAAAACTACAGGAACAGGGGAAAATTCGGTATATTGGAATTTCTAATTTCGGAATTCAAAATATGCAAGAATGGTTTCATCAAGGAGGAATAGCCGTTTCCAATCAAATTGGATACAATCTTTTATTTCGTTCCCCTGAATATGAAATAGTTCCTTTTTGTAGAGAAAAGAATATTGGCGTTCTTGTCTACATGCCTTTAATGCAGGGCTTATTAGCAGGTTGTTGGTCAAGTGTAGAAGAAATACCCCTTTTAAGACGGCGAACAAGACATTTCTCAAAAAATCGTCCTGGAACTCGACATGGTGAAGAAGGTTGTGAAAGATTAACCATTGAAACTGTTCAAGCCATTCACGCCCTTTCACAACATTTAGAAATTCCTATGGCTACACTAAGTCTATCCTGGCTCAAATGGCAAAAAGGCGTATCTTCCATCATCGTAGGTTGTAGGTCCAAAGCACAAATGGAAAGCAATATAGAAGCACTCTCAAAACCGCTGGACCCTGAGGTGCTTTCTCTTCTTAATGAAATTACTTACCCACTTAAAAGGTATATGGGGAAAAACGCCGACATGTGGGAAAATGAAAAAAACGCACGCATTCAATAA
- a CDS encoding dynamin family protein has protein sequence MSIKVHQENRLWAFDALKALEQFISDPEFEGEKELEKARIEGKKRELKDGKYRVVFLGEFNVGKTTLINTFLGDTYLPMVLEECTAKVTYVMVGENMQVVLRAQQPIPVEVVQVLRDFLSYSGIEAEIHPDETFNNWVVDYKSNYPEDMYRTLSAIVTLTADEEFPKLKILREKIEEVIAIIPEASVEEDIALVDSPGVHSITETHRKVTEDIIPNCHLVVCLLDSQSAGNEHNRDFIAKLVKERQRKVFFVINKSDQLNPEEIDPQGRRGPAKDLLRCLEGTVQNPEIFFVSALYALYASQLLRGSITLSDIDKNEKIHIPYNIRNQLEQAPNPGEEIAKYLMNRSSFQQFKNRLLDYLYTENREGAVLTSVCRFIRDFAYRYAKPLEVKIQLAQQNPRLERIRKERQRLHQEIQNNSKFMEGLIEQLNIFSDGGTINNEKFEGQINLINRLFSRQSIENEIFKPIRQWLCTGDNLTKARKNKYMPLQEKLGEILDNYLKSVSEELNQSLEQYENFIKNQIITNGYNFQHSSLPQINLERGAIVAIDASLAFSYILFFTGGILLGGVTGAIIGEGFLSQFSWPDYLGISLPIIPHLSAYILGGIGGILGGILGLIARSMGGDEIRREKLIEKISTYIEKTLIQGLKEKTKTELEMRKNRFTSEIQTYFDDLNMQLNNQILKLAEEEDRLQKAQQELIQRLQGKVDRLNEIANHAHEIIETAFKINLTNTNKDV, from the coding sequence ATGTCTATAAAGGTTCATCAGGAAAATAGGCTCTGGGCATTTGATGCTCTCAAAGCATTGGAACAATTTATCTCTGACCCTGAATTTGAGGGAGAAAAAGAATTAGAAAAGGCGCGTATCGAAGGTAAAAAAAGAGAACTTAAAGATGGTAAATACCGTGTCGTTTTTTTAGGAGAATTTAATGTCGGAAAAACCACTTTAATTAATACTTTTTTGGGAGATACTTATCTTCCTATGGTACTGGAAGAATGCACTGCTAAAGTTACTTATGTAATGGTGGGTGAAAACATGCAGGTTGTATTAAGGGCACAACAACCCATTCCTGTGGAGGTCGTTCAGGTATTGAGAGACTTTCTTTCTTATTCCGGAATAGAAGCAGAAATTCATCCCGATGAAACTTTTAATAACTGGGTTGTAGATTACAAATCGAATTATCCCGAAGATATGTATAGGACGCTTAGTGCTATTGTTACATTAACGGCTGATGAAGAATTTCCTAAACTCAAAATTCTACGCGAAAAAATCGAAGAGGTTATCGCCATCATTCCGGAGGCAAGTGTTGAAGAAGATATTGCCCTCGTAGACTCTCCCGGAGTCCATAGTATTACAGAAACCCATAGAAAAGTAACCGAAGATATTATTCCCAACTGTCATCTTGTCGTTTGTTTACTCGACAGTCAAAGTGCTGGGAATGAACATAATCGTGATTTTATCGCAAAATTAGTAAAAGAGCGGCAACGGAAAGTCTTTTTTGTTATTAATAAATCTGACCAGTTAAATCCAGAAGAAATAGACCCTCAAGGAAGAAGAGGACCCGCTAAAGATTTGCTTCGTTGCCTTGAAGGAACTGTTCAGAACCCTGAAATATTTTTTGTTTCTGCTCTATATGCTTTATACGCCTCCCAATTATTACGGGGTAGTATTACACTAAGCGACATTGATAAAAACGAAAAAATTCATATTCCATATAACATACGAAATCAGTTGGAACAAGCACCCAATCCGGGAGAAGAAATTGCTAAATATCTCATGAACCGAAGCTCTTTCCAACAGTTTAAAAATAGACTATTGGATTATCTTTATACAGAAAATCGTGAAGGAGCCGTATTGACATCGGTTTGCCGATTTATCCGTGACTTTGCATATCGTTATGCCAAGCCTCTTGAAGTAAAAATACAACTTGCGCAACAAAACCCACGATTAGAAAGAATTCGTAAAGAACGACAAAGACTTCATCAGGAAATACAAAACAATTCTAAATTCATGGAAGGACTTATTGAACAATTAAACATCTTCTCTGATGGTGGAACTATTAATAATGAAAAATTTGAAGGGCAAATAAACCTGATAAATCGCCTATTCTCACGACAATCTATCGAAAATGAAATTTTTAAACCTATCCGTCAATGGTTATGCACAGGCGACAATCTTACAAAGGCTCGCAAAAACAAATATATGCCCTTGCAGGAAAAATTAGGTGAGATACTGGATAATTACTTAAAATCTGTGTCTGAGGAATTAAACCAGTCCCTAGAACAGTATGAAAACTTTATTAAAAATCAAATTATAACAAATGGATATAATTTTCAACACTCTTCCTTACCTCAAATTAACCTTGAAAGAGGTGCTATTGTTGCCATAGACGCCAGTCTTGCCTTTTCATATATCCTATTTTTTACAGGGGGCATTTTGTTAGGTGGAGTAACAGGAGCTATTATAGGAGAAGGTTTTTTAAGTCAATTTTCCTGGCCTGATTATTTAGGTATTTCATTACCTATTATCCCTCATTTATCTGCATATATTTTAGGAGGTATTGGAGGAATTTTGGGAGGAATTTTAGGATTAATCGCTCGTTCTATGGGAGGTGATGAAATCCGTAGGGAAAAACTAATCGAAAAAATAAGTACTTATATAGAAAAAACGCTCATACAGGGATTGAAAGAAAAAACAAAAACTGAACTTGAAATGCGAAAAAATCGGTTTACATCTGAGATTCAAACCTATTTTGATGATTTAAATATGCAGTTAAATAACCAGATTCTAAAATTAGCCGAAGAGGAAGACCGTCTCCAAAAAGCCCAACAGGAACTCATACAACGACTTCAGGGCAAAGTAGATAGACTTAATGAAATAGCCAATCACGCCCATGAAATTATAGAAACTGCATTCAAAATTAATTTGACAAATACAAATAAAGATGTATAA
- a CDS encoding tetratricopeptide repeat protein, whose translation MQNINKRNIPYILLFILCLGICLRICYLQEISKEPWFTNPLYDPQYNDYWAKGIATGDWTLPPYVNDPEIRTTPHGRPPGYPYLLSIIYRIFGRNPWTPRIIQYTFGILNIILAWYLAKKYYNLRFANLLALFMATFWGFIYFESQLTYPVFAITLLLIWFFLIFRWKEKTNKKIYPFLLGLTLGIFALFRPNGLLLLVLFPLLFLMFTPEKPSFPRFFVLSFLFLLGITIPIVPCFIRNYIVAHDFVFISSYGGLNFYVGNHPKSNGAEPRIPELKKWIGCDEWSCFDYPAIVRGLGKSLGKPSLSFSEANKYFYKSALNNIWNYPYEWLSLTLKKFLLFWGPMEITNDTVPSWDKYYSKTLKFLPGFPLYFALFISGIVIGLFSFFHKSNRDDYYKKIFILVSLLIVIIYFFSVLPYFVASRYRIPIMPFIMILGVFSINEFITAIQQNQKIKIFFITTLFFIALFMGSKNLTGYEPSQSVWFFRNGVSASLAGDEIKAKFYYKKALELDPNNLFARINYSQVLGRTGRPSEGIYILTKNFSLPMSSPPELNALGYLFEMIGDYEKAQYFYSRAIVNHPSFTLAHANIANLFFNQHNFVEAKCHYEIVKSLQPNNPIPYFQLARIAEFDRKYIEAASFYEKCLELNPQLYIAWNNLGWIYEQIGNKDKAEQAYKKCIHIKPDYVLARINYANLLIQSNNFSNAKEQIDTAIKYDPTNCQVYLLLGNIYINQYELVNAVVAFQKSLELCPDNAKAWNNLGLALSLSGQEEQAREMWQKALQHNDTLAETYINLITSYENQGEIEKAISILNQALEKIPDNEELKTLQKRLIPTKQVL comes from the coding sequence TTGCAAAATATAAATAAAAGAAATATCCCCTATATTTTATTGTTTATATTATGTTTGGGAATTTGCCTTCGTATTTGCTATTTACAAGAAATAAGTAAGGAACCCTGGTTTACAAATCCACTCTATGACCCACAATATAATGATTATTGGGCTAAAGGTATTGCTACAGGAGACTGGACTCTTCCCCCTTATGTAAACGACCCTGAAATACGGACTACTCCTCACGGGCGCCCACCGGGTTATCCCTATTTACTCTCTATTATATATCGAATTTTCGGAAGGAACCCATGGACACCCAGGATTATCCAATACACATTTGGTATTTTGAACATTATATTAGCATGGTATTTAGCAAAAAAATACTATAATTTACGGTTTGCTAATTTGCTTGCTCTATTCATGGCAACTTTCTGGGGATTCATTTATTTTGAATCCCAATTAACTTATCCTGTATTTGCGATAACTCTACTTCTTATATGGTTCTTTCTAATATTCCGATGGAAAGAAAAAACAAATAAAAAAATCTATCCCTTCCTATTAGGATTAACTTTGGGAATATTTGCCCTTTTTCGACCTAATGGACTGCTTCTACTCGTTCTATTTCCATTATTATTTCTTATGTTCACCCCAGAAAAGCCTTCTTTTCCCCGTTTTTTTGTTCTATCCTTTTTATTCTTATTAGGGATAACTATTCCTATAGTTCCTTGCTTTATACGGAATTATATTGTCGCTCATGATTTTGTATTTATATCTTCTTACGGTGGATTAAATTTCTATGTTGGAAATCATCCAAAATCAAATGGAGCGGAACCACGAATACCGGAATTAAAAAAATGGATTGGATGTGATGAATGGTCTTGTTTTGATTATCCCGCAATTGTTAGAGGATTAGGGAAAAGTTTGGGCAAACCCTCGCTTTCTTTTTCAGAAGCCAACAAGTATTTTTATAAATCTGCATTGAATAATATTTGGAATTACCCTTACGAATGGTTATCACTAACCCTAAAAAAATTCCTTCTATTTTGGGGTCCTATGGAAATTACAAACGATACGGTCCCTTCATGGGATAAATATTATTCCAAAACCTTAAAATTCCTACCGGGTTTCCCTTTATATTTTGCCTTATTTATTAGCGGAATAGTTATTGGATTATTTTCATTCTTTCATAAATCCAATAGAGATGATTACTATAAAAAGATATTTATTTTAGTGTCCCTATTGATTGTAATTATTTACTTCTTTTCCGTTCTTCCCTATTTCGTTGCCAGCAGATACCGTATTCCGATAATGCCCTTTATTATGATTTTAGGAGTTTTCTCTATCAATGAATTTATAACCGCAATACAACAAAATCAAAAAATAAAAATCTTTTTTATTACAACTTTATTTTTTATTGCTCTATTTATGGGCAGTAAAAATTTAACAGGTTATGAGCCATCTCAATCTGTATGGTTTTTTCGAAACGGTGTTTCTGCATCATTAGCAGGAGATGAAATAAAAGCAAAGTTTTACTACAAAAAAGCGTTAGAACTCGACCCCAATAATCTTTTTGCGAGGATAAACTATTCTCAAGTCTTAGGCAGAACAGGTAGACCTTCCGAAGGGATTTACATTCTAACAAAAAATTTTTCTTTGCCTATGTCTTCACCCCCAGAACTTAATGCATTAGGATATCTTTTTGAAATGATAGGAGATTATGAAAAGGCACAATACTTCTATTCTCGAGCCATTGTAAACCATCCTTCTTTTACTCTTGCCCATGCAAATATTGCCAATCTTTTTTTCAATCAACATAATTTTGTAGAAGCAAAATGTCATTACGAAATAGTTAAATCGCTTCAGCCCAACAATCCCATTCCTTATTTCCAGTTGGCACGAATTGCCGAATTTGATAGAAAATATATAGAGGCAGCTTCTTTTTATGAAAAATGTTTAGAATTAAATCCACAACTTTATATTGCATGGAATAATCTCGGCTGGATTTATGAACAAATAGGGAATAAAGACAAAGCAGAACAAGCATATAAGAAATGTATCCACATAAAACCTGATTATGTTCTTGCGAGAATTAATTATGCTAATCTACTTATCCAATCAAATAATTTCTCTAATGCTAAAGAACAGATTGACACCGCTATAAAATATGACCCCACAAATTGTCAAGTTTATTTGCTTCTTGGAAATATTTATATTAACCAATATGAATTAGTTAATGCAGTTGTAGCCTTCCAAAAATCTCTGGAACTATGTCCGGATAATGCAAAAGCATGGAACAATCTTGGGTTAGCGTTATCTCTTTCAGGACAGGAAGAACAAGCCCGTGAAATGTGGCAAAAGGCTTTACAACACAACGATACATTGGCAGAAACCTACATAAATCTCATCACCTCTTATGAAAATCAAGGAGAAATTGAAAAGGCTATTTCTATCTTAAATCAGGCACTGGAAAAAATTCCAGATAATGAAGAATTGAAAACTCTACAAAAAAGGTTGATTCCTACAAAACAAGTTTTATGA
- a CDS encoding isochorismatase family cysteine hydrolase yields MEFDININEIKISGKTSAFVIVDMQNDFVHPDGKLFSPNAQKIISPIKLLIDKARQSGVKIIYTQDTHFPDDPVEFPIWGEHVVKGSWGWQIIDELKPLTHDIVIEKLRYDAFFGTPLEHILKIYGIENVIVAGTVANICVLHTVSSARLHNYNVIVPVDSISALTEFDYSLSLRQMDFLYKVKFTNAELIQFQNS; encoded by the coding sequence ATGGAATTTGATATTAATATTAATGAAATAAAAATTTCTGGAAAAACTTCTGCTTTTGTTATCGTAGATATGCAAAACGATTTCGTTCATCCCGATGGAAAATTATTTTCTCCTAATGCACAAAAAATTATTTCACCCATTAAATTATTAATTGATAAAGCAAGGCAATCTGGTGTAAAAATAATTTACACACAAGATACACATTTCCCGGATGACCCTGTAGAATTTCCCATCTGGGGGGAACATGTCGTTAAAGGCAGCTGGGGCTGGCAAATCATTGATGAATTAAAACCACTAACTCATGATATTGTTATAGAAAAACTTCGGTATGATGCATTTTTTGGAACTCCTCTGGAACATATTTTGAAAATTTATGGAATTGAAAATGTTATTGTTGCCGGTACAGTTGCGAATATTTGTGTCTTACATACTGTTTCTTCAGCACGATTACACAATTACAATGTAATCGTTCCTGTAGACTCTATATCTGCCCTGACTGAATTTGATTATTCCCTTTCTCTTCGACAAATGGATTTTTTGTATAAGGTAAAATTTACAAATGCGGAATTAATTCAATTTCAAAATAGTTAA
- a CDS encoding carbonic anhydrase: MSQILNEVLTANKNYVQQFDKGSLQIPPARQFAILTCMDARLDPAKFAGLSEGDAHVIRNAGGRASDDAIRSLVISHKLLGTKEWFVIHHTDCGMQLFTDEIMHELLSESLETAVFDGKQWKNPIKGNGSFCGQYINWLTFKNLEQSVIDDVERIRKCPLVPKTIPIYGYIYDVRSGKLIEVPKATEIGSL, from the coding sequence ATGAGCCAAATTTTAAATGAAGTTCTTACTGCAAATAAAAACTATGTTCAACAATTCGATAAAGGTTCTTTACAGATACCTCCCGCAAGACAATTTGCGATATTAACATGTATGGATGCACGACTTGACCCTGCTAAATTTGCAGGATTATCGGAAGGAGATGCCCATGTTATCCGCAATGCAGGCGGAAGAGCAAGTGATGATGCCATCCGCTCATTGGTTATATCGCACAAACTTCTCGGGACAAAAGAATGGTTTGTAATCCATCACACAGATTGCGGAATGCAACTCTTTACTGATGAAATTATGCATGAACTGCTATCAGAAAGTCTCGAAACAGCAGTATTCGATGGAAAGCAATGGAAAAACCCGATAAAAGGCAACGGCTCTTTTTGTGGACAATATATAAACTGGCTTACATTTAAAAATCTTGAACAGAGTGTAATTGATGATGTCGAAAGGATTAGAAAATGTCCCCTGGTCCCGAAAACAATTCCTATCTATGGTTATATATATGATGTCCGTTCCGGAAAACTAATTGAAGTACCGAAAGCCACTGAAATCGGTTCATTGTAA